The following proteins are encoded in a genomic region of Dasypus novemcinctus isolate mDasNov1 chromosome 21, mDasNov1.1.hap2, whole genome shotgun sequence:
- the SKA2 gene encoding spindle and kinetochore-associated protein 2 isoform X2, giving the protein MFQKADSDLDYIQYRLEYEIKTNHPDSVGEKNPITLLKELSAIKFRYQTLHARFKPVAAEQKETKSRIYALLNKTMTMIQELQKQTDLELSPPTEEERSAAEQLKSPIPDL; this is encoded by the exons ATG TTCCAGAAAGCTGATTCTGATCTGGATTACATTCAATACAGGCTGGAATACGAAATCAAGACTAACCATCCTGATTCAGTAGGCGAG AAAAATCCGATTACTCTATTAAAGGAATTGTCAGCGATAAAGTTTCGATATCAGACTTTGCATGCACGCTTTAAACCAGTTGCTGCTGAGCAGAAGGAGACTAAGAGCCGCATTTATGCTCTTTTGAATAAGACTATGACCATGATACAAGAACTACAAAAGCAAACAGACCTGGAG cTGTCACCACCGACTGAAGAAGAGAGAAGTGCAGCAGAGCAATTAAAATCTCCTATACCAGACTTGTGA
- the SKA2 gene encoding spindle and kinetochore-associated protein 2 isoform X1, translated as MEAEVDKLELMFQKADSDLDYIQYRLEYEIKTNHPDSVGEKNPITLLKELSAIKFRYQTLHARFKPVAAEQKETKSRIYALLNKTMTMIQELQKQTDLELSPPTEEERSAAEQLKSPIPDL; from the exons TTCCAGAAAGCTGATTCTGATCTGGATTACATTCAATACAGGCTGGAATACGAAATCAAGACTAACCATCCTGATTCAGTAGGCGAG AAAAATCCGATTACTCTATTAAAGGAATTGTCAGCGATAAAGTTTCGATATCAGACTTTGCATGCACGCTTTAAACCAGTTGCTGCTGAGCAGAAGGAGACTAAGAGCCGCATTTATGCTCTTTTGAATAAGACTATGACCATGATACAAGAACTACAAAAGCAAACAGACCTGGAG cTGTCACCACCGACTGAAGAAGAGAGAAGTGCAGCAGAGCAATTAAAATCTCCTATACCAGACTTGTGA
- the SKA2 gene encoding spindle and kinetochore-associated protein 2 isoform X3, whose amino-acid sequence MFQKADSDLDYIQYRLEYEIKTNHPDSVGEKNPITLLKELSAIKFRYQTLHARFKPVAAEQKETKSRIYALLNKTMTMIQELQKQTDLELSPPTEEERSAAEQLKSPIPDL is encoded by the exons TTCCAGAAAGCTGATTCTGATCTGGATTACATTCAATACAGGCTGGAATACGAAATCAAGACTAACCATCCTGATTCAGTAGGCGAG AAAAATCCGATTACTCTATTAAAGGAATTGTCAGCGATAAAGTTTCGATATCAGACTTTGCATGCACGCTTTAAACCAGTTGCTGCTGAGCAGAAGGAGACTAAGAGCCGCATTTATGCTCTTTTGAATAAGACTATGACCATGATACAAGAACTACAAAAGCAAACAGACCTGGAG cTGTCACCACCGACTGAAGAAGAGAGAAGTGCAGCAGAGCAATTAAAATCTCCTATACCAGACTTGTGA